The Oculatellaceae cyanobacterium genome contains a region encoding:
- a CDS encoding AbrB family transcriptional regulator, with product MAELATTPLTGKALLQKVKDLPNVPRRETAKACGYYTKIKNNQVRVNLAEFYDALLAAKGVALESTKDGRGREASYRVSVHQNGQIVIGANYTQQLGLKPGDEFEIKLGYKHIRLIKIGDGQDGSETDINEADSE from the coding sequence ATGGCTGAACTAGCAACAACTCCTTTAACCGGAAAAGCTCTCCTGCAAAAAGTTAAAGATCTACCAAATGTGCCACGTCGAGAAACCGCCAAAGCTTGTGGTTATTACACCAAAATTAAAAACAACCAAGTTCGGGTAAATTTGGCGGAGTTTTATGATGCTCTACTAGCAGCTAAAGGTGTTGCCCTTGAATCAACTAAAGATGGTCGCGGTCGAGAAGCAAGTTACCGAGTCAGTGTTCACCAAAATGGTCAAATTGTCATTGGCGCAAATTATACTCAACAATTGGGATTAAAGCCAGGAGATGAATTTGAAATTAAGCTGGGCTACAAGCATATTCGCTTAATTAAAATAGGAGATGGCCAAGATGGATCGGAAACGG
- a CDS encoding SDR family NAD(P)-dependent oxidoreductase: protein MKAEKWVEAMEKMKQSKGKVALVTGATRGIGKGIAIGLGEVGATVYITGRSLEESLLGNISGSLKETATAVESAGGVCIPVQVDHSDDEQVRLLFERIQDEQGHLDLLVNNVYSGVQELKDAYAKPFWDCEPNFWDTCNNVGLRSHYVASVFAARMMTQRQQGLICTISSWGGMSYIFGVPYGAGKAACDRASADMAVELKPYNVASLSIWPGIVGTEHISQLATDMEQSDTTDQRSLSIKERYNWETPLLTGRVIAALLTDPTVMKRTGRVQVVAELAQHYKLVDSNGERPASLRSLRFLLPSALPALRKYAGLIPNINVPWSLLLLKALSSPKI from the coding sequence TTGAAAGCAGAAAAGTGGGTAGAGGCGATGGAAAAAATGAAACAGTCTAAGGGTAAAGTAGCATTAGTCACAGGTGCGACGCGCGGTATTGGTAAGGGAATTGCAATTGGACTTGGCGAGGTTGGTGCAACTGTCTATATTACAGGTCGCAGCCTTGAGGAATCTCTGTTGGGAAATATATCAGGAAGCCTTAAGGAAACTGCTACAGCAGTTGAGTCCGCAGGTGGGGTATGTATTCCTGTACAAGTAGACCATAGCGACGATGAGCAAGTACGTTTACTTTTTGAACGCATCCAAGATGAGCAGGGACATCTTGACTTGCTAGTTAATAATGTTTATTCAGGAGTGCAAGAATTAAAAGATGCTTATGCAAAGCCTTTCTGGGATTGCGAACCTAATTTTTGGGATACTTGCAATAATGTTGGTCTTCGCAGTCACTATGTAGCAAGTGTTTTTGCAGCGCGAATGATGACTCAGCGTCAGCAGGGACTAATCTGCACTATATCTTCTTGGGGCGGTATGTCTTATATTTTTGGAGTCCCTTATGGTGCAGGTAAAGCTGCGTGCGATCGCGCTTCTGCTGATATGGCAGTAGAGTTAAAACCTTATAACGTTGCCTCACTTTCAATTTGGCCAGGAATTGTCGGGACGGAACATATTTCCCAACTAGCTACCGACATGGAGCAAAGTGATACGACTGACCAAAGAAGTTTATCAATTAAGGAACGTTACAACTGGGAAACTCCATTGCTAACAGGACGGGTAATTGCTGCACTCTTGACAGATCCAACTGTGATGAAAAGGACAGGTAGAGTACAAGTTGTGGCTGAATTGGCTCAACATTATAAACTGGTAGATTCTAACGGTGAACGCCCTGCGTCCTTAAGATCTCTGCGTTTCCTGCTTCCCTCTGCATTGCCTGCACTCAGAAAGTATGCAGGGCTTATACCTAATATTAATGTACCCTGGTCACTGCTACTTTTGAAAGCACTAAGTTCACCTAAAATTTGA